The following are encoded together in the Mycolicibacterium arabiense genome:
- a CDS encoding TetR/AcrR family transcriptional regulator: MDTHRRHGRDEVVAKAAHLLDEYGLADLTMRRLARELGVTPGALYWHFADKQELLGAVADRILEPTCREPADAPWAARIVAIGSGLREALLSSTDGAELVSATFASGTSQALRGILERLVAAADDAGFVPTNAELAARTIVYYVLGFTADEQSRLQWDAAGALPHEQSVLTSNPNARFTFGLRLLTDGMAARQASDADDGVDPGVAVPAP; encoded by the coding sequence GTGGACACGCACCGCCGCCACGGCCGGGACGAGGTGGTCGCCAAGGCCGCTCACCTGCTCGACGAGTACGGCCTCGCCGACCTGACCATGCGACGACTGGCGCGCGAACTCGGCGTCACGCCAGGCGCGCTCTACTGGCACTTCGCCGACAAGCAGGAACTGCTTGGCGCCGTCGCCGACCGCATCCTCGAACCCACCTGCCGAGAACCCGCCGACGCGCCGTGGGCAGCGCGCATCGTCGCCATCGGATCGGGCCTGCGCGAAGCGCTGCTGTCGAGCACCGACGGGGCGGAACTGGTGTCGGCCACCTTCGCGTCCGGCACGTCGCAGGCCCTGCGCGGCATCCTCGAGCGACTGGTCGCGGCCGCCGATGACGCGGGCTTCGTGCCCACCAACGCCGAACTCGCCGCTCGCACGATCGTCTACTACGTCCTCGGGTTCACCGCCGACGAGCAGTCGCGGCTGCAGTGGGACGCCGCGGGCGCGCTGCCCCACGAACAGTCGGTTCTGACGTCGAACCCCAACGCACGCTTCACGTTCGGACTGCGGCTGCTCACCGACGGGATGGCTGCGCGGCAGGCGTCAGACGCCGATGACGGTGTCGATCCGGGCGTCGCCGTCCCAGCGCCGTAG
- a CDS encoding 2'-5' RNA ligase family protein, whose amino-acid sequence MAHSIELIFDEATDDALRRDWTALAEAGLPSQARHRSPTNRPHVTLAVSERISASVDGELAEAARSLPMPCRIGAVMVFGRRSLTVVRLVIPSEPLLRLHRDVHERSIGHQDPGPFPHALPGQWTPHVTVCRRLPPGDLPAALEVLGGDDVAGTFAALRRWDGDARIDTVIGV is encoded by the coding sequence GTGGCGCACTCGATCGAGCTGATCTTCGACGAGGCCACCGACGATGCGCTGCGCCGCGACTGGACCGCGCTCGCCGAGGCAGGGCTGCCGAGTCAGGCCCGGCACCGGTCGCCGACCAACCGCCCACACGTCACGCTCGCGGTGTCCGAGCGCATCTCGGCGTCCGTCGACGGGGAGCTGGCGGAGGCCGCGCGGTCGCTGCCCATGCCGTGTCGCATCGGCGCGGTGATGGTGTTCGGACGGCGGTCGCTGACGGTGGTCAGGTTGGTGATCCCGAGCGAACCCCTGCTGCGGCTGCATCGGGACGTGCACGAGCGCAGCATCGGCCATCAGGACCCTGGGCCGTTCCCCCATGCGCTGCCGGGCCAGTGGACCCCGCACGTGACCGTGTGCCGGCGTCTACCGCCGGGCGACCTGCCGGCCGCCCTGGAGGTGCTGGGCGGCGACGACGTGGCCGGGACGTTCGCGGCGCTACGGCGCTGGGACGGCGACGCCCGGATCGACACCGTCATCGGCGTCTGA
- the bioD gene encoding dethiobiotin synthase, which produces MSIVVVTGTDTGVGKTVATAALACAAGIAGIDVAVCKPVQTGSGPTLVEGDDDLAEIGRLAGVDRLIRGWRYPEPLAPRAAALRSGAVLPSRAELGDLILGSDAPDRLVIVEGAGGLLVELSSERATLRDLAGDVGAPVLVVAAAGLGTLNHTALTVEALGAQSVPCAGVIVGAYPAAPNVAEASNLDALAEIAPVRAVLPSGSGALDPASFADLSARVFSPDWLRSLL; this is translated from the coding sequence ATGAGCATCGTCGTCGTGACGGGCACCGACACCGGCGTGGGGAAGACGGTGGCGACCGCAGCGCTGGCATGCGCGGCCGGGATCGCAGGCATCGACGTCGCCGTGTGCAAGCCCGTGCAGACGGGATCGGGCCCGACCCTCGTCGAGGGTGACGACGACCTCGCTGAGATCGGCAGGCTCGCCGGCGTCGACCGACTGATCCGCGGGTGGCGTTATCCCGAGCCGCTGGCGCCCCGTGCGGCGGCGCTGCGATCGGGGGCCGTGCTGCCCAGCCGGGCCGAGTTGGGCGATCTGATCCTGGGGTCCGATGCGCCGGATCGGCTGGTGATCGTCGAGGGGGCGGGTGGTCTGCTCGTCGAGCTGTCGTCGGAACGGGCGACGCTGCGCGACCTCGCGGGCGACGTCGGCGCCCCGGTGCTCGTCGTGGCCGCCGCCGGGCTGGGGACGCTCAACCACACTGCTCTCACGGTGGAAGCCCTTGGCGCGCAGAGTGTTCCGTGTGCCGGTGTGATCGTCGGTGCGTATCCCGCCGCGCCGAACGTCGCAGAGGCGTCGAACCTCGACGCGCTCGCGGAGATCGCGCCGGTGCGTGCCGTGCTGCCGTCCGGCTCGGGCGCGCTGGATCCGGCGTCGTTCGCCGATCTGAGTGCCCGGGTGTTCTCACCGGACTGGCTGCGGAGTCTGCTGTAG
- a CDS encoding 8-amino-7-oxononanoate synthase, protein MPRSFPTSALSPLSWLEDVERQRRAAGLRRSLRARPPVGTELDLASNDYLGLAAHRAVIDGGVEALRTWGAGSTGSRLVTGNTELHEGFEEALAQFVGAESALVFSSGYTANLGAVVALSGPGSLLVSDAYTHASLVDACRLSRARVAVTPHRDVDAVDEALAARSEERAVVLTDSVFSADGAMAPMRRLHDVCRRHGALLIVDEAHGLGVRGDGGRGLLHEVGLAGAPDVVMTTTLSKALGSQGGVVLGPRPVRDHLIDAARPFIFDTGLAPAAVGAAWAALNVLIAEPWRADAVLANARALAEVCGVSETPGSAVVSVILGEPDVALAAANGCLERGLRVGCFRPPTVPVGTSRLRLTARASLTDDDLDLARRVLTEVLATARS, encoded by the coding sequence GTGCCACGGTCGTTTCCGACGTCTGCGCTGTCACCGCTGTCCTGGTTGGAGGACGTCGAGCGTCAGCGCCGCGCTGCCGGCCTGCGCAGGTCGCTTCGGGCCCGGCCGCCGGTGGGCACCGAACTGGACCTGGCCTCCAACGACTACCTCGGTTTGGCCGCGCACCGCGCGGTGATCGACGGTGGTGTCGAGGCGCTGCGGACGTGGGGCGCCGGTTCGACGGGGTCGCGACTCGTCACCGGCAACACCGAGTTGCACGAGGGCTTCGAGGAGGCGCTGGCGCAGTTCGTCGGCGCGGAGTCGGCCCTGGTGTTCTCCTCGGGCTACACCGCCAACCTCGGTGCCGTCGTCGCGCTGTCCGGGCCCGGCTCGCTGCTGGTGTCCGACGCCTACACCCATGCCTCGCTGGTCGACGCGTGCCGACTCTCCCGCGCCCGGGTGGCGGTGACGCCGCACCGCGACGTCGACGCCGTCGACGAGGCGCTCGCCGCGCGCAGCGAGGAGCGGGCCGTCGTCCTGACCGACTCGGTGTTCAGCGCCGACGGTGCAATGGCGCCGATGCGCAGACTGCATGACGTATGCCGCCGACACGGTGCGCTGCTGATCGTCGACGAGGCCCATGGCCTAGGGGTTCGCGGCGACGGCGGTCGGGGGCTGCTGCACGAGGTCGGTCTGGCCGGTGCGCCCGACGTGGTGATGACGACGACGCTGTCCAAGGCGCTCGGCAGTCAGGGCGGCGTGGTGCTCGGGCCGAGGCCGGTGCGCGACCATCTGATCGACGCCGCCCGGCCGTTCATCTTCGACACCGGCCTTGCGCCTGCCGCCGTGGGTGCGGCGTGGGCCGCTCTGAACGTGCTGATCGCCGAACCGTGGCGCGCGGACGCCGTACTCGCGAATGCCCGTGCGCTGGCTGAGGTCTGCGGTGTGTCCGAGACGCCGGGGTCGGCGGTGGTGTCGGTGATCCTGGGGGAGCCGGACGTCGCGCTCGCCGCCGCCAACGGGTGCCTGGAACGGGGTCTGCGGGTGGGCTGTTTCCGGCCGCCGACGGTACCGGTGGGCACGTCGCGCCTGCGCCTCACCGCGCGTGCGTCCCTGACCGACGACGATCTGGACCTGGCTCGCCGGGTGCTGACGGAAGTCCTGGCGACGGCGCGATCATGA
- a CDS encoding adenosylmethionine--8-amino-7-oxononanoate transaminase translates to MAALTPDEISAIDAAHVWHPYSTIGAEAMAPVVAVGAKGASLTVIRDGHPVEVIDAMSSWWTAIHGHGHPVLDAAITNQLATMNHVMFGGLTHEPAARLAQLLVEITPEGLDAVFFSDSGSVAVEIAAKMALQYQVARGRPGRHRLMTWRGGYHGDTFTPMSVCDPDGGMHTLWRNVLSPQVFAPQVPSEYDPAYAEAFARQLAERADEVAAVIVEPVVQGAGGMRFHDPRYLADLRAGCSRHDVLLVFDEIATGFGRTGALFAADLAGVTPDVMCVGKALTGGYLTLAATLCTGEVAGVISASDEGALMHGPTFMANALACAVSVASVELLLGQDWQARVGEIEAGLRAGLAPAAGIDGVADVRVLGAIGVIEMAQAVDVPRATAVALDHGLWLRPFRNLVYAMPPFVCTPDEVARIGSGMVAVARALT, encoded by the coding sequence GTGGCTGCGTTGACGCCCGACGAGATCAGTGCGATCGATGCCGCCCACGTGTGGCACCCGTACAGCACGATCGGCGCCGAGGCCATGGCGCCGGTCGTGGCCGTCGGCGCCAAGGGCGCGTCGCTGACGGTCATCCGGGACGGCCACCCCGTCGAGGTGATCGATGCGATGAGTTCCTGGTGGACGGCGATTCACGGCCACGGCCATCCGGTGCTCGACGCCGCGATCACGAACCAGCTCGCGACGATGAACCACGTCATGTTCGGCGGGTTGACCCACGAGCCCGCGGCCCGGTTGGCCCAGCTGCTGGTCGAGATCACCCCCGAGGGCCTCGACGCGGTCTTCTTCAGCGACTCCGGGTCCGTGGCGGTCGAGATCGCCGCGAAGATGGCGCTGCAGTATCAGGTGGCGCGCGGCCGGCCCGGTAGGCACCGCCTCATGACCTGGCGTGGTGGGTACCACGGCGACACGTTCACGCCGATGAGCGTGTGCGACCCCGACGGCGGGATGCACACGCTGTGGCGCAACGTGCTGAGCCCGCAGGTCTTCGCACCGCAGGTGCCCTCGGAGTACGACCCGGCCTACGCCGAGGCCTTCGCGCGTCAGCTCGCCGAGCGGGCGGACGAGGTCGCGGCCGTGATCGTCGAGCCGGTGGTGCAGGGCGCCGGTGGCATGCGGTTCCACGATCCGCGCTACCTCGCCGACCTGCGCGCCGGGTGTTCGCGGCACGACGTGCTGCTGGTCTTCGACGAGATCGCCACCGGGTTCGGCCGCACGGGTGCGCTGTTCGCCGCCGACCTGGCGGGGGTGACCCCAGACGTGATGTGCGTGGGCAAGGCCCTGACGGGCGGCTACCTGACGCTGGCGGCGACGCTCTGCACCGGCGAGGTGGCCGGGGTGATCAGCGCCAGCGACGAGGGTGCGCTGATGCACGGCCCCACGTTCATGGCGAATGCGTTGGCGTGCGCGGTGTCGGTCGCGTCGGTCGAGTTGCTCCTCGGTCAGGACTGGCAGGCGCGGGTGGGTGAGATCGAGGCGGGACTGCGCGCGGGCCTGGCGCCGGCGGCAGGCATCGACGGCGTCGCCGACGTCCGCGTTCTCGGCGCGATCGGCGTGATCGAGATGGCGCAGGCCGTGGACGTCCCGCGGGCGACGGCCGTGGCGCTCGACCACGGCCTGTGGCTGCGTCCGTTCCGGAATCTGGTGTACGCCATGCCGCCGTTCGTGTGCACTCCCGACGAGGTGGCTCGCATCGGGTCGGGGATGGTGGCGGTCGCGCGTGCACTAACCTGA
- a CDS encoding acyltransferase family protein: MLTLAPTRTASRTESGSASPAAMGTRTSGFYRHDLDGLRGVAIALVAVFHVWFGRVSGGVDVFLALSGFFFGGRLLRAALTPTASLAPLPEVKRLVRRLLPALVVVLAASAVLTILVQPETRWETFADQSLASLGYYQNWELLRTASDYLRAGESVSPLQHIWSMSVQGQFYIAFLALIFGVAFLLRRIVGRHMRALLIVLLTALTIASFVYAVIAHGENPSTAYYDSFARAWELLLGALAGAVVPYVRWPMWLRTVVSVIALAAILSCGAFIDGVREFPGPWALVPVGATILFILSAANRAADPHVAKAGARMPAPNRLMATAPFVKLGTIAYSLYLWHWPLLIFWLAYSGHTRANFVEGAIILLLSGVLAWLTMRYVEEPLRLRAPVATRPTVSVPLRKRLRRPTIVLGSIVTLLGVALTATSFTWREHMTIQRANGKELSGLSSRDYPGARALVNNARVPKLPMRPTVLEAQDDLPQTTIDQCISDFDDAGIRSCAYGDETATRTIALAGGSHAEHWITALDLLGRLHGFKVVTYLKMGCPLTTEETPLVMGDNREYPKCREWNLKVMPRLIADHPDYVFTTSTRPWNIKDGDVMPSAYVGIWQAFAKARIPVLAMRDTPWNVRDGEPFFPADCIAGGGDASTCGIKRSEVLSDHNPTLDFVKQFPLLKPLDMSDAVCREDQCRAVEGNVLIYHDSHHFTTTYMRTMTNELGRQIAEITRWW; the protein is encoded by the coding sequence ATGCTGACCCTCGCCCCTACCCGGACGGCGTCGCGTACCGAATCCGGGTCCGCTTCGCCTGCCGCCATGGGCACCAGGACGTCGGGCTTCTACCGCCACGATCTCGACGGTCTCCGGGGCGTCGCGATCGCGCTCGTCGCGGTGTTCCACGTGTGGTTCGGCAGGGTCTCCGGTGGCGTCGACGTCTTCCTGGCACTCTCGGGTTTCTTCTTCGGTGGTCGCCTGCTGCGCGCGGCGCTGACCCCGACCGCGTCACTGGCACCGCTGCCCGAGGTGAAGCGGCTGGTGCGCAGGCTGCTGCCCGCACTGGTCGTGGTGCTGGCGGCCTCGGCGGTGCTCACGATCCTGGTGCAGCCCGAGACCCGGTGGGAGACGTTCGCAGACCAGAGCCTCGCCAGCCTCGGTTACTACCAGAACTGGGAATTGCTCAGGACCGCATCGGATTACCTGCGGGCAGGCGAGTCGGTCAGCCCGCTGCAGCACATCTGGTCGATGTCGGTGCAGGGCCAGTTCTACATCGCTTTCCTCGCGCTGATCTTCGGCGTCGCCTTCCTGCTGCGCCGCATCGTCGGACGGCACATGCGCGCACTGCTGATCGTGCTGCTGACGGCACTCACCATCGCGTCGTTCGTGTACGCCGTGATCGCGCACGGCGAGAACCCCTCCACCGCGTACTACGACAGCTTCGCCCGCGCCTGGGAGTTGCTGCTGGGCGCCCTGGCCGGAGCGGTGGTTCCGTACGTGCGCTGGCCGATGTGGCTCCGCACGGTGGTGTCCGTCATCGCCCTGGCAGCGATCCTGTCCTGCGGCGCGTTCATCGACGGCGTCAGGGAGTTCCCCGGCCCGTGGGCGCTGGTGCCGGTCGGCGCAACCATCCTGTTCATCCTGAGCGCGGCCAACCGGGCAGCCGACCCGCACGTCGCCAAGGCCGGCGCCCGGATGCCCGCACCGAACCGCCTCATGGCCACGGCGCCGTTCGTCAAGCTGGGTACGATCGCGTACTCGCTGTACCTGTGGCACTGGCCGCTGCTGATCTTCTGGCTGGCCTACAGCGGCCACACCCGCGCCAACTTCGTCGAAGGCGCGATCATCCTGCTGCTCTCGGGCGTACTGGCGTGGCTGACCATGCGCTACGTCGAGGAACCGTTGCGGCTGCGCGCGCCCGTGGCCACCCGGCCGACGGTGTCCGTTCCGCTGCGCAAGCGGCTGCGCCGACCCACGATCGTCCTGGGGTCGATCGTCACGCTGCTCGGCGTCGCATTGACGGCGACGTCGTTCACGTGGCGTGAGCACATGACCATCCAGCGGGCGAACGGCAAGGAACTCAGCGGCCTGTCCTCACGCGACTACCCGGGTGCGCGCGCACTGGTCAACAACGCCCGGGTGCCGAAGCTGCCGATGCGACCCACGGTCCTCGAAGCCCAGGACGACCTGCCGCAGACCACCATCGACCAGTGCATCAGCGACTTCGACGACGCCGGCATCAGAAGCTGTGCCTACGGCGACGAAACGGCCACCCGCACGATCGCCCTGGCCGGCGGCTCGCACGCCGAACACTGGATCACCGCGCTCGACCTGCTGGGCAGGCTGCACGGTTTCAAGGTCGTCACCTACCTCAAGATGGGGTGCCCGCTGACCACCGAGGAAACTCCGCTCGTCATGGGCGACAACCGCGAGTATCCGAAGTGCCGGGAGTGGAACCTCAAGGTGATGCCCCGCCTGATCGCCGACCATCCCGACTACGTGTTCACCACCTCGACCCGGCCATGGAACATCAAGGACGGCGACGTTATGCCCAGCGCCTACGTCGGCATCTGGCAGGCATTCGCAAAGGCGCGCATCCCGGTGCTGGCCATGCGGGACACGCCATGGAACGTCCGCGACGGCGAACCGTTCTTCCCCGCTGACTGCATCGCCGGGGGCGGCGACGCCAGCACCTGCGGCATCAAGCGCTCGGAGGTACTGTCCGATCACAACCCCACGCTGGACTTCGTCAAGCAGTTCCCACTGCTGAAACCGCTCGACATGAGCGACGCGGTCTGCCGTGAGGACCAGTGCCGCGCCGTCGAGGGGAATGTGTTGATATATCACGACTCCCACCACTTCACCACGACGTACATGCGCACGATGACCAACGAATTGGGGCGCCAGATCGCCGAGATCACCAGGTGGTGGTGA
- the glgX gene encoding glycogen debranching protein GlgX, producing the protein MVSAIWPGTAYPLGATYDGAGTNFSVFSEVADSVELCLIEKDGTEERVVLDECDGFVWHGYLPTVSPGQRYGFRVHGPWDPASGHRCDASKLLLDPYGKSFHGEFDFSQALFSYDLDANDLATGGTPPRIDSLGHTMTSVVINPFFNWASDRSPNTPYHETVIYEAHVKGMTQTHPAIPEEQRGTYAGLAHPAIIEHLKSLNVTAIELMPVHQFLHDHRLVELGLRNYWGYNSFGFFAPHHQYASNQSAGGVVGEFKTMVRSFHDAGIEVILDVVYNHTAEGNHLGPTLNFRGIDNAAYYRLLDGDPRLYKDFTGTGNSLNVRHPHTLQLIMDSLRYWVIDMHVDGFRFDLASTLARELHDVDRLSAFFDLVQQDPVISQVKLIAEPWDVGEGGYQVGNFPGLWTEWNGKYRDTVRDYWRGEPATLGEFASRLTGSSDLYEATGRRPSASINFVTAHDGFTLADLVSYNEKHNEANGEDNRDGESHNRSWNCGVEGPTDDPEILALRARQMRNIMVTLLVSQGTPMISHGDEFGRTQHGNNNVYCQDSEISWMDWTMCETNADLVTFTRRVTELRKKHPVFRRRRFFEGKPLRTGDEVRDIAWLTPSGTEMTSTEWNSGFKFVAMFLNGDAIPSPNARGERVVDDTFLLCFNAHRNPVDLIAPDASYAAHWVGALDTADPTGACDHSLSAGDTTSLPGRSVLVLRKTA; encoded by the coding sequence ATGGTCTCTGCCATCTGGCCGGGAACGGCCTATCCGCTGGGTGCCACCTATGACGGTGCGGGCACCAACTTCTCGGTGTTCTCCGAAGTCGCCGACTCGGTCGAACTCTGCCTGATCGAGAAGGACGGCACCGAGGAGCGGGTGGTACTCGACGAGTGCGACGGGTTCGTCTGGCACGGCTACCTGCCCACCGTCAGCCCCGGGCAGCGGTACGGCTTCCGCGTGCACGGGCCGTGGGATCCGGCATCGGGTCACCGGTGCGACGCCAGCAAGCTGCTCCTCGATCCGTACGGCAAGTCCTTCCACGGCGAGTTCGACTTCAGTCAGGCGCTGTTCTCCTACGACCTCGACGCCAACGACCTCGCCACCGGTGGCACCCCGCCGCGGATCGACTCACTGGGACACACCATGACCAGCGTCGTGATCAACCCGTTCTTCAACTGGGCGTCCGACCGTTCGCCGAACACGCCGTACCACGAGACGGTCATCTACGAGGCGCACGTCAAGGGCATGACCCAGACCCACCCGGCCATCCCCGAGGAGCAACGCGGCACGTACGCCGGCCTCGCGCACCCCGCGATCATCGAGCACCTCAAGTCGCTCAACGTCACGGCCATCGAACTCATGCCCGTGCACCAATTCCTGCACGATCATCGACTGGTCGAACTCGGCCTGCGAAACTACTGGGGCTACAACAGCTTTGGCTTCTTCGCCCCGCACCATCAGTACGCGTCGAACCAGAGCGCGGGTGGCGTGGTCGGCGAGTTCAAGACCATGGTCCGCTCGTTCCACGATGCCGGCATCGAGGTCATCCTCGACGTCGTCTACAACCACACCGCCGAAGGCAACCACCTCGGCCCCACGCTGAACTTCCGCGGCATCGACAACGCGGCGTACTACCGCCTCCTCGACGGCGACCCGCGGTTGTACAAGGACTTCACCGGCACCGGCAACAGCCTCAACGTCCGCCATCCGCACACGCTGCAGCTGATCATGGATTCGCTGCGGTACTGGGTGATCGACATGCACGTCGACGGGTTCCGGTTCGACCTCGCCTCGACGCTGGCCCGGGAACTGCACGACGTGGACCGTCTGAGTGCGTTCTTCGACCTGGTGCAGCAGGACCCCGTGATCAGTCAGGTCAAGCTCATCGCCGAACCGTGGGACGTCGGCGAGGGCGGCTACCAGGTGGGCAACTTCCCGGGTTTGTGGACCGAATGGAACGGGAAGTATCGCGACACAGTGCGTGACTACTGGCGGGGAGAGCCCGCGACCCTAGGCGAATTCGCATCTCGATTGACCGGCTCGTCGGACCTCTATGAGGCCACGGGTCGGCGACCGAGCGCGAGCATCAACTTCGTCACCGCCCACGACGGGTTCACCCTCGCGGATCTGGTGTCGTACAACGAGAAACACAACGAGGCCAATGGTGAGGACAACCGCGACGGCGAGAGCCACAACCGGTCGTGGAACTGTGGCGTCGAGGGTCCGACCGACGACCCGGAGATCCTGGCACTGCGCGCTAGGCAGATGCGCAACATCATGGTCACCCTCCTGGTCAGCCAGGGCACGCCCATGATCAGCCACGGCGACGAGTTCGGCCGCACCCAGCACGGCAACAACAACGTGTACTGCCAGGACTCCGAGATCTCGTGGATGGACTGGACGATGTGCGAGACCAACGCCGATCTGGTCACCTTCACCCGCCGGGTCACCGAACTGCGCAAGAAGCACCCGGTGTTCCGGCGTCGCCGCTTCTTCGAAGGCAAGCCGCTGCGCACCGGCGACGAAGTGCGCGACATCGCATGGCTCACCCCGTCGGGGACCGAGATGACGTCAACAGAATGGAATTCGGGGTTCAAATTCGTGGCCATGTTCCTCAACGGCGATGCCATCCCGTCGCCGAACGCACGCGGTGAGAGGGTCGTCGACGACACCTTCCTGCTGTGCTTCAACGCTCACCGCAACCCGGTCGACCTCATCGCACCCGATGCGAGCTATGCCGCCCACTGGGTGGGCGCCCTCGACACGGCCGATCCGACCGGCGCCTGCGACCACTCCCTGTCGGCCGGCGACACCACGTCGCTGCCCGGCCGGTCCGTTCTCGTCCTGCGCAAGACGGCGTGA